GCGATGACGTTGATGTACGGCAGGTTCTTCTCGTCGAGCGAGTCGTCGAGGAAGAGGGCGTCGTCCTTGCCGACGCCCTGGCTGGGGTCGAAGTACGAGGTGCCGACGACGACCGCCGAGAGGCTCGGGTCGTCGAACTGCTGCGGGATGGTGCGGGCGCCGATCTCGACGAACTCGAGGTTCTTGGGGTTGCTCGTCACGTCATCCGTGCTGGGGAAGTCGCCCGCGTCGTCGGCGAGCTCGATGAGGCCCGCGGAGGCGAGGATGTTGAGCGCGCGTCCGCCGTTCGACGGGTCGTCGGGGATCGCGATGCGGCCACCCTCGGGGATGTCGTCGGTCGAGCCGAGCGTCGCCGAGAAGATGCCCCACTGCGTGATGACGGTGGAGAACACGGGCGTCAGGTCGGCGCCGTTCTCGGCGTTGAACGCCGAGAGGTACAGGATGTGCTGGAACGCGTTGGCGTCGACGGTGCCGGCGACGAGCTCGGTGTTCGGGAGCACCCAGTCCTCGGTGTTCACCCACTCGATCTCGAGGCCCTT
The Protaetiibacter sp. SSC-01 genome window above contains:
- a CDS encoding MetQ/NlpA family ABC transporter substrate-binding protein gives rise to the protein MSDEKSTPEPRSDLRSAVEANSKKKRNILIGVIAAVVAAVLVVGGIVLGTSLGGQKAEADGDGAAAEPIKVKIAVSEDSAFQDAIKEVAAEKGLEIEWVNTEDWVLPNTELVAGTVDANAFQHILYLSAFNAENGADLTPVFSTVITQWGIFSATLGSTDDIPEGGRIAIPDDPSNGGRALNILASAGLIELADDAGDFPSTDDVTSNPKNLEFVEIGARTIPQQFDDPSLSAVVVGTSYFDPSQGVGKDDALFLDDSLDEKNLPYINVIATRADDVDNPAWKILKEVYADPRVAAALEEEYFGNTVLVDVSVDTLRDKLAELQESAEENK